From a single Nicotiana tabacum cultivar K326 chromosome 8, ASM71507v2, whole genome shotgun sequence genomic region:
- the LOC107784648 gene encoding cytochrome B5-like protein, which translates to MDVTLATILLGILLAVLIAIPRLRSKSDQPEKVASNAQNQAFKTYNKAEVALHNKRTDCWIIIKEKVYDVTSYVEEHPGGDAILDHAGDDSTEGFYGPQHATRVFEMIDDFCIGDLEK; encoded by the exons ATGGATGTTACATTGGCGACAATATTATTGGGTATTTTACTAGCTGTACTCATTGCAATACCTCGACTCCGCAGTAAATCTG ATCAGCCTGAAAAGGTTGCCTCAAATGCTCAGAACCAG GCATTCAAAACATATAACAAAGCTGAAGTTGCGCTACATAACAAGAGGACTGACTGCTGGATCATTATCAAAGAAAAG GTGTATGATGTTACCTCATATGTTGAAGAACATCCAGGGGGTGATGCCATCTTAGATCATGCTGGCGATGATTCAACTGAAGGTTTCTATGG GCCGCAGCATGCTACACGAGTATTTGAAATGATTGATGACTTCTGCATCGGAGATCTGGAAAAATGA